The Branchiostoma lanceolatum isolate klBraLanc5 chromosome 1, klBraLanc5.hap2, whole genome shotgun sequence genomic sequence TAACTGGTGGTTGGAAGATCTGTGGATTAATCCACACTTTGTCAAAGTGGTTTGAACAAATCTTTACCAGATAGCAACGGCAGATGGCACACAATGTTTAATTTCTTGTACAATATTTGGCTTACAGTATCTCAACATAAAATTGGACTTGGAATAAATAAGCTAACATCTCACTCCTTTGTATGACTTGGCTTTTTATTGAAAAACATAAATGTTATTATATAGAAATTTTGGTAATATTTTATTGAGTGACACTTCATGGCAACATTCGCAATGTAAGACATCTCAACATTCCATAGCAACATACATGTTTTAGCAGCAACAGTTTGAAAATATTCAAGACTATGAAGTACCtgtaatatatatgtatgacattATAATCCTCAGATTTTCTCTGACTGGATAAGACAACACACAGGACTAGTTTCACTTCCCAAGATTACTTGAAAGATTTGATCAAGCCTCGTATCAGCAGCTTTGCTGGATACTCACTACAAACTTGAAAGAAGATTCATATATGCACAGACTTactgactacatgtacagtcgCCTGAAACAATCACTGTTTTAGGCATTGCCTGATCAGGATAAATACATCATACACCATGTTCAATAATCAGCAACAAGTAACAGTCCAATGAACTACCCGTATGAAGGTGCACATAGGTAGGTTTTCCACAGTTCATGCAAAAATAGCACACAGATAGGTCCAGGGCTTTGAACAGGGTGTCAGCAGTTCACAAAGTCAGTATGTGGTTCTAAAATCTTTGAAATCCAGCTGGTTAACTTGTCTCTCATTCTTGAAGTTGCATTTTGTAATCCGTGAGGATGGACTTCCCTTCTTGGACAACCACTCCTGCCTGAAAAAAACAAGTCCAAAGTTGGAATATAGAAGTGTGAGGAAAATAAGAGTAACATAATTTTGTTCACCAgtataattgtaaaaaaataacaacaatacaAATATTTGTCCAGCTTTTCTTTATACCACATGATGGCacatgttactctccaagcagaggagtgggtccggcaggtttttgacgtgtttttaggcgtttttgtcgggctttctattttgtcatgttttttgttttttttgtctagcagggttggctagacaaaaaaacatgacaaagcccgacaaaaacgcctaaaaacacgtcaaaaacctgccggacccactcctctgcttggagactaggcacatgtacatgtaacaaacccAGCATGGCACAAGCATAAACATTCAAACCCATAGAGTGCAAATGCAGCTTTACCAGACATTAGagcatacatgtgtgtgtaataCCAAGTCATATCAAAGAGCAACTTTTGTGTCATTTTACAGGTTCAGATGCTACTGCACTAAATGCACACCTGCAAGATTCTGAAACTGTGCATAGAATCTGAAGCTCTACCTGTACAGCCATAGGTTTCATTAGTAATCATTTCTGGCATAGCACTGTGCTTGGGAAAGAAACTTGAGTTTGTTAGTGTCTGCTGCCATGCTTGTTTGACAAAACTTTGTCAGACACCTGCACAGAACAGAGTCAGTATCTGGTGAAGAAGCCCTTCTGGGTAGGCTTGCTGATAGTCTTCTCGTTCCTGAAAGTGGCGTAGTCAATAATACTGGAGGGACTTCCCTCGCGCTGGAGCCATTGTTTCCTGTGTGTTGAAAATGCTTGCAGGGTAAGCATCTGATATggtaaaaacatttaaaagtatTTATTTTTTATATATAAGGATTGTAATCAGTGCtgcctccagctttaatttttttccatcccactcattgttttgagcccatgttgttaattttccttgttaaatctgtcatttaaagctttaaaaaatacaatttaatcaatttcATGTCTAGAAGTTCAGTATTTTTGAAGGCAGGGTGAAATTCTTCTGTCCCAACAAAATATCAGAGGCAAGGGTCACGAAGACAGCCCTGATTGTCACAATCTTGAGACCATAACATGGGCTCTCGAAAACTTTCTACTTGAGTGAGATACCACTATTAGAAAAGCCTGTTCACTGAATATGAAAACAGATCAATTGACACTTAGAGATACAGAGAGGTACTCACATTCGTTGGACTTTATCGGTAGGTCCTTGTACCTGTCCATCTACTGTGCCCTGGCGAGTATTCCTCACCCAACCAACCACACCCAGCTTACGTGCCTCATCCTCCGTGTACTGTTGGCACATAACATACTACTGGTGTAATATGCAAACAtagtgaactacatgtatagcagaGCATGCATGTCTGATTGATGTTTTATAAAGCATCTGATCTACATGCACCAATATCACACACGGGTTCTGTTAATGTTACtacggtatgcctaaacacctcacccgacctcatccgacctcacccgacctcatccgagtctaaaatgcattgtatacggggtagggacattatttgacgttctggatacgttgaatatgcaattatgaatgcaaaacaagcagcaaactctaagtatttaccagtttttataggtAACTCCGCTTGTTTCCAAGATAgaagatttctggccgccatattggatcatgccactgttggggtctacatggggaagttcttcataccttttttatttatttttgtccgacaggacgataagacggtgggtactagttacattttcatcacaaaccACTCATAGTAACtgaacacaataactgtacacagtatctgtacacaataactgtacacgaagtgtttttcagccttgaatacacgcacgtagtgtgtattcattgcaccggccgtcttgacctccctttacttataaaaactggtaaatgcttagagtttgctgcttgttttgcatttataattgcatatttaacgtatccagaacgtcaaataatgtccctgccccgtatacactgcattttagactcggatgaggtccggtgaggtcggatgaggtcgggtgaggtgttacGGCATGTTACTATGCACAATGCAATCAGTATCAATATCATAATCACAATACAATAACtatgaaatatgtatattaTTGGTCGAGCCAACGAGAGGTAGTTATCAAAAGAACAATAACCTCATGTACATTTAACAAACTATATAGTGCTATACTGTATATGGAGATACTTGatttgtgaaacttttactCACCATTCGAAAGCAGACACCTATTTGGAAGGGAAAAAATAATTCAGTAAGTGAGGAACATGTTGATCTGCgcttgcatcaattttcgtccgtttctagaaatgaataaaaatttGTCAACCACAGTGTAAATACATGCAGTAAATTGCAGAAACATATTTCAAAAATATCGtagaattccaaagtcaaagaagttttgaaagaacaaaaaaaaaacaattctgaaGACAAACACGGTAAGCTCTGCAATATCCCTAGAATATCCTAAGCAGATTTTCATCCAAAACTAGTTTTGCCAAAGTAAATGCCatataaatgtaacgttattaaACGTTACCGATGTTTTTATGACCCATATTCTAGAAGCTTCActaaacgcccccctcccccttgtgtGACGTTACCAGCTATCTTGGCGACAAACGATAAATCTATTTCGGCGACAAACAATACAAGGGATACATTTGTTTCAACAACTACCCTGATATGACGTCGAACGTCTCATAAACGGACTTACTGACCCTGAACTCGGCCGTGAACCTCAAAGTCCACAGAAGTGTACGACATGATGGCTGTGTTGTTGTCTGCACGCAGTGGACTATGGGAAATATGGGGGCGTGGTGCCATAGAAAGTAAAAGTGTTCTGTTTTACCATACTGGTTTACCATCAAACACATCAATCGGATGGACACAAAATGGCGATATGCCTTGCGCATATTTTTCTGCCATTCTTCAATAAGAGTATTATATCAACTTAAAAGGCAAATGAAATATTTATCGAGAAAAGCGAAATTTTGCCTCAAAACATAGCTTTGTTTGTGACGTTATTAATAAAAATGCTTGAACCAAGACACATGTTATCGACACATTGTTCACTTTCCCTTATCCATTTGTGGATAATCAGCGTAAAAATCATTTCTACTCGACCAGTATTTTTTGGACATGATATTGATAAAGttatgatgtaacgttaatcCTCAAATTTCGCGGGTTCCCGTGATGCTTACGATGAGTCACGTGACTCTGACATCTATGCTCCTAAAAAATGTCGGCAGCGTTCAGCTGGGCGTGGTGGCGCGCGCCTGTAATCCAGCTACCTGGAGGCTGGGGTTGGTGGACCGCTTGAGGTCGGGGGTTCTGCGGCGTGCTGTCCTATGGCGATCGGGCGTCCACGCTAAGTTCGGCATCGATATGGTTTCCCCGGGGGAGCCCAGGGCAAC encodes the following:
- the LOC136437076 gene encoding acylphosphatase-2-like isoform X1 → MAPRPHISHSPLRADNNTAIMSYTSVDFEVHGRVQGVCFRMYTEDEARKLGVVGWVRNTRQGTVDGQVQGPTDKVQRMKQWLQREGSPSSIIDYATFRNEKTISKPTQKGFFTRY
- the LOC136437076 gene encoding acylphosphatase-2-like isoform X2 is translated as MSESRDSSPLRADNNTAIMSYTSVDFEVHGRVQGVCFRMYTEDEARKLGVVGWVRNTRQGTVDGQVQGPTDKVQRMQEWLSKKGSPSSRITKCNFKNERQVNQLDFKDFRTTY